One part of the Scatophagus argus isolate fScaArg1 chromosome 12, fScaArg1.pri, whole genome shotgun sequence genome encodes these proteins:
- the tspan17 gene encoding tetraspanin-17 — protein MSRKHHHFKGAEVSCCVKYFLFGFNILFWLLGAAFLSIGLWAWAEKGVLSNLSSITDLGGFDPVWLFIVVGGVMFILGFAGCIGALRENTFLLKFFSVFLGLIFFLELTAGILAFVFKDWIKDQLNFFINNNVKAYRDDIDLQNLIDFAQEYWLCCGAHGPDDWNLNIYFNCTELNPSRERCGVPFSCCVKDPAEDVINTQCGYDVRLQGELDRQKYIYTKGCVGQFEKWLQDNLIIVAGIFVGIALLQIFGICLAQNLVSDVKAVKANW, from the exons ATGAGTAGAAAACACCATCATTTTAAAGGAGCAGAAGTCAGCTGCTGCGTGAAATACTTCTTATTTGgattcaacattttattctgg TTACTAGGAGCAGCATTCCTGAGCATAGGCCTGTGGGCATGGGCGGAGAAG GGAGTGCTGTCCAATCTGTCATCCATCACAGACCTCGGGGGCTTTGACCCCGTGTGGCTCTTCATCGTTGTAGGAGGGGTGATGTTCATCCTGGGCTTTGCTGGCTGTATTGGAGCGCTCAGAGAGAACACCTTCCTGCTGAAATTT TTCTCTGTGTTCCTGGGTTTGATCTTCTTCTTGGAGCTGACTGCGGGGATCCTTGCCTTTGTCTTTAAGGACTGGATCAAAGACCAGCTCAACTTCTTCATCAACAATAATGTCAAGGCGTACCGCGATGACATCGACTTACAGAATCTCATTGATTTTGCCCAGGAATAT tggTTGTGCTGTGGGGCTCACGGACCCGATGACTGGAACCTGAACATCTACTTCAACTGCACAGAGCTCAACCCCAGTCGCGAGCGCTGTGGAGTCCCCTTCTCCTGCTGTGTCAAAGATCCTGCA GAGGATGTCATCAACACACAGTGCGGTTATGATGTTCGGCTTCAAGGG gaGCTAGACCGGCAAAAATACATCTATACCAAGGGCTGTGTGGGACAGTTTGAGAAGTGGCTTCAAGACAACTTGATTATTGTAGCCGGTATCTTTGTTGGTATTGCACTTTTACAG ATTTTTGGGATCTGTCTTGCTCAAAACCTGGTGAGTGATGTCAAAGCTGTCAAAGCTAACTGGTGA